A DNA window from Caulobacter mirabilis contains the following coding sequences:
- a CDS encoding DUF4198 domain-containing protein — protein sequence MNRKLSPFLGKTQAFLAGVGLAAMVASSASAHDFFILPSAFTTAPHQSLPVDVTIASKFPEPEIAVAAERIAELQVSGTPQAVFKADGPGPKSMKAHFMGHAPGLAVLSARAVTREVEYPEARIHGLLEEYQVSPEAAKAVEAMPKPRVLKAFSTRFAKAFVCVERCDGGSDPTQALGHRLEFVAAKGSAKTFVLLAGGAPLADYPAVVVGRDGVRHRVRTSAEGRLELPAGLVGPVMLFASTMQPPADAGGRFKLDLASLTLSGR from the coding sequence ATGAACCGCAAACTCTCTCCGTTCTTGGGCAAGACGCAGGCGTTCCTGGCCGGCGTCGGCCTGGCGGCCATGGTCGCCTCCAGCGCCTCGGCGCACGACTTCTTCATCCTGCCGAGCGCGTTCACGACAGCTCCGCACCAATCCCTGCCGGTGGACGTGACCATCGCCAGCAAGTTCCCCGAACCGGAGATCGCCGTTGCGGCCGAGCGCATCGCCGAACTGCAGGTCTCCGGAACCCCGCAGGCGGTGTTCAAGGCCGACGGCCCCGGCCCCAAGTCCATGAAGGCGCACTTCATGGGCCATGCGCCGGGCCTGGCCGTTCTCTCGGCGCGCGCGGTAACGCGGGAGGTCGAGTATCCGGAAGCCCGGATCCATGGCCTCCTGGAGGAATACCAGGTCAGCCCCGAGGCCGCGAAGGCGGTCGAGGCGATGCCGAAGCCGCGCGTGCTGAAGGCGTTTTCGACCCGCTTCGCCAAGGCCTTCGTCTGTGTCGAGCGCTGCGACGGTGGAAGCGATCCGACGCAGGCGCTGGGCCATAGACTGGAGTTCGTCGCGGCGAAGGGCTCGGCGAAGACCTTCGTCCTGCTCGCGGGCGGCGCGCCGCTCGCCGACTATCCGGCGGTCGTCGTCGGCCGGGACGGCGTCCGCCATCGGGTCCGCACGTCCGCCGAGGGCAGGCTTGAGCTTCCCGCCGGCCTGGTCGGACCGGTGATGCTGTTCGCCTCGACGATGCAGCCGCCGGCGGACGCAGGCGGACGCTTCAAGCTCGATCTCGCCTCGCTCACGCTGAGCGGACGCTAG